Sequence from the Streptomyces sp. R33 genome:
CGGGTAGTCCTCGCTGTAGCCCCGGACGTCGTAGACGACGCCGGGGCTGGTGACGGTCTTGGCGAGCTCCGCCTGAACGGCGTCGGCGCGCTGCTTGGAAAGCTCCTTGCCGTGCTCGTAGCTGCCCTGGTCGTCGGTGAACCCGAAGACCCGGACGCGGGTCGCCTTCTGCGTGTTGATCTCGTTGGCGATGGCCTGTATCCGGGCGGCGGCCTGGGCGTTGAAGACGGCACTGTTCTCGGGGAAGAGCACCTCGGACTGCAGGGCCATCATGACGGACTGGTTCGTCTCCTGCCGCCGCTGCTCACCGCCGAGGTCTTCGACGACCTCGGCGATGTCCAGGACCTTGATCGGAGCCAGGGTTCCACCCTGGGGGATCTTCAGGCCGGGGGAACTCGAGTCGATGGGCACGGGCGCGGAGGCCGATGGCTCCGTGCCGGGGGGCACGGACGGCTTGACGTCGTCGGCGTGGGCGCTCGTCGCGCCGATGAAGTGGGCCCCGGCGATGACGAGGCCGACTACGGCTGTGGATGCGGAGACGCGGTGGCGTTTATTCATGGGGGTCACCCGGAGATTTTGATGGTGGCCGTGGCGAAGGTGGGGAGGCTGAAGTCAACCTCGGCAGTGTTCGTCGGGGGCGCGGGGAACTGAACGAAGAACGGCAACGACTTGCGGGCTCCGATCGAGTTCACACCTGTGGTGCACAGACACCTTCCATCGGTGTCACGCAGCACGTAGTAGCGCTTCTTGCCTGCCTTGTCGACCAAGGTCGCCCCCGCAACCGACTCGCCGCTGCCCGTGAGCTCGTTGCCGCGCCAAGCCGTGGTGTGATTGAAGTCCTTGTCACCGGTGTTCT
This genomic interval carries:
- a CDS encoding OmpA family protein yields the protein MNKRHRVSASTAVVGLVIAGAHFIGATSAHADDVKPSVPPGTEPSASAPVPIDSSSPGLKIPQGGTLAPIKVLDIAEVVEDLGGEQRRQETNQSVMMALQSEVLFPENSAVFNAQAAARIQAIANEINTQKATRVRVFGFTDDQGSYEHGKELSKQRADAVQAELAKTVTSPGVVYDVRGYSEDYPIADNGTEEGRKKNRRVEITFPRTTAAGGS